Proteins encoded by one window of Phenylobacterium soli:
- a CDS encoding HupE/UreJ family protein — MRLLLAILAWLGLAAAAQAHEVRPALLQIVETGPHAYEVTWKQPAMGEMVIHLRPHLSGGALEGPPTSQTAASGFVEKSWRVTTAPPLDGQTASVEGLSETVTDVLVRITTSDGRQVDAVLRPSEPSMKLSLARPSGLAVPAYLRLGVEHILTGFDHLLFVLGLLLLIGPSWRLVKTITAFTLAHSLTLALAALGYIAFPSAVIEALVALSIVFVASELIPGRAEDSLARRRPWLIAFVFGLLHGMAFAGALAQIGLPPKAAPQALFLFNVGVEIGQLIFIGAVLALIWIASRTPWRQWLGRPILARTGPAYAIGGLAAFWLIERIVTAVSA, encoded by the coding sequence GTGAGGCTGCTGCTCGCCATCCTCGCCTGGCTCGGGCTGGCTGCCGCGGCCCAGGCGCACGAGGTGCGCCCCGCGCTGCTCCAGATCGTCGAAACCGGCCCGCACGCCTACGAGGTCACCTGGAAGCAGCCGGCCATGGGCGAGATGGTCATCCATCTGAGGCCGCACCTGTCCGGCGGCGCCCTCGAAGGGCCGCCGACCAGCCAGACCGCCGCATCGGGCTTCGTCGAGAAGAGCTGGCGCGTCACCACCGCTCCGCCGCTCGATGGCCAGACCGCCAGCGTCGAAGGCCTGTCGGAGACGGTCACGGACGTGCTCGTCCGCATCACGACGTCTGACGGACGGCAGGTGGACGCGGTGCTGCGGCCGTCGGAGCCGAGCATGAAGCTGTCGCTCGCCAGGCCCTCGGGCCTGGCCGTCCCGGCCTACCTGCGGCTGGGCGTCGAGCACATCCTGACCGGCTTCGACCACCTGCTGTTCGTGCTGGGCCTGCTGCTGCTCATCGGGCCGTCCTGGCGCCTGGTGAAGACCATCACGGCCTTCACCCTCGCCCACAGTCTCACCCTGGCGCTGGCGGCGCTCGGCTACATCGCCTTTCCGAGCGCGGTGATCGAGGCGCTGGTGGCGCTTTCCATCGTCTTCGTGGCCAGCGAGCTGATCCCCGGCCGCGCCGAGGACAGCCTGGCGCGCCGCCGGCCCTGGCTGATCGCCTTCGTCTTCGGCCTGCTGCACGGCATGGCGTTCGCCGGAGCCCTGGCCCAGATCGGCCTGCCGCCCAAGGCTGCACCGCAGGCGCTGTTCCTGTTCAACGTCGGCGTCGAGATCGGCCAGTTGATCTTCATCGGCGCGGTCCTGGCGCTGATCTGGATCGCATCGCGCACACCCTGGCGGCAATGGCTGGGGCGGCCGATCCTGGCCCGCACGGGCCCCGCCTATGCGATCGGCGGACTGGCGGCCTTCTGGCTGATAGAGCGGATCGTGACCGCGGTCTCCGCCTAG